A stretch of the Chanos chanos chromosome 1, fChaCha1.1, whole genome shotgun sequence genome encodes the following:
- the LOC115813336 gene encoding ubiquitin thioesterase OTUB2, with product MDTEKTVSSKLDISTLIFDQSEAGKCQDICHQYTFIRRVKGDGNCFYRALAFRHLELLLHNERAIQRFKDTIIQSGRELLAAGFEENSFKDLLNTFVSVLEQSGAEDKEEILVEFFNDPVTSDSIVQYLRLLTSAYLQNHAEFFQNFVEAPSLKAYCLQEVETMAMECDHVEILALTEALDLSLCIVSTEGDGHLTYHIIPEGSRPSLHLLYRTSHYDILYKGPDH from the exons ATGGATACGGAAAAGACTGTTTCAAGCAAACTCGATATTTCGACGTTAATATTCGATCAGTCTGAGGCTGGGAAATGTCAG GACATTTGTCACCAGTACACATTCATTCGAAGGGTCAAAGGAGATGGAAACTGCTTTTACAGAGCACTGGCCTTTCGACATTTGGAGTTGTTGTTGCACAATGAAAGGGCTATCCAAAG ATTCAAAGATACAATAATACAGAGTGGCAGAGAACTGCTTGCAGCAGGATTTGAAGAAAACTCTTTTAAGGACTTACTCAATACG tttgTCAGTGTTCTAGAGCAGAGTGGGGCAGAAGATAAAGAGGAGATCCTGGTTGAGTTTTTTAATGATCCAGTGACATCAGACAGCATAGTGCAGTACCTCAGGCTTCTCACCTCAGCCTATCTGCAGAACCACGCAGAATTTTTCCAGAACTTTGTTGAAGCACCCAGTCTAAAAGCCTACTGCCTTCAG gAGGTGGAAACTATGGCAATGGAGTGTGATCATGTGGAGATCCTAGCACTCACAGAAGCACTGGATCTCAGTCTTTGTATTGTATCCACAGAAGGAGATGGTCACCTAACTTACCATATCATTCCAGAAGGTTCCAGACCTTCTCTGCATCTTCTCTACAGAACATCTCACTATGACATATTATACAAGGGCCCGGACCACTGA
- the serpina10b gene encoding protein Z-dependent protease inhibitor, with product MVIMEVGTFFLLICTFAVFPTVRLQEPPTPNITTPNITAPNITAPNITAPNIKDLVFNNFDFAINLYRKISSHHDNNIFFSPLCVSTAFATLSLAAKGSTLSQILTGLNLAALERKGQSELIPQLFHNLQGNITQHEAMKLHQGTALFVQLNYEVEKAFSDQIKKFFNADVFNVDFGKPAVSMANINEYVKQRTGDKVKQMVTSIEPLTQLMLLNTIFFQGDWEFPFDPNNTRNDRFYINKYNILQVPMMFKEDKFYITDDDEMNVRVLRLPYLGGAAMLIALPDENVDYTVIDDEISADRFQKWINNLKKRKLEVHIPKFKMEQSYPLHKILPDLGIENIFEDSANLTGLSKEPGLKVSQVLHKAVIEVDEIGTRAAAATSVGITAYSLPQIFCVDRPFFFFIYHEATNSLLFMGRVIDPTDK from the exons ATGGTTATAATGGAGGTTGGAACTTTCTTCCTCCTAATATGCACTTTTGCTGTCTTCCCAACTGTCCGACTTCAAGAGCCTCCAACTCCCAACATCACAACTCCCAACATCACAGCCCCCAACATCACGGCCCCCAACATCACAGCCCCCAACATCAAAGACTTGGTCTTTAACAACTTTGACTTTGCCATAAATCTGTACCGTAAGATCTCCAGTCACCACGACAACAATATTTTCTTCTCACcactgtgtgtgtccacagcatTTGCAACGCTCTCTTTGGCAGCCAAGGGTTCCACTCTGAGCCAAATCCTAACAGGACTTAATCTGGCCGCTCTGGAACGTAAGGGACAATCTGAACTCATTCCACAGTTGTTCCATAATCTCCAAGGGAACATCACACAGCATGAGGCTATGAAATTACATCAGGGGACAGCACTTTTTGTGCAACTGAATTATGAAGTGGAGAAGGCCTTCAGTGATCAGATCAAGAAATTTTTCAATgctgatgtttttaatgtggATTTTGGAAAGCCAGCAGTCAGCATGGCAAACATTAATGAGTATGTGAAACAGAGAACTGGAGACAAAGTCAAACAGATGGTGACAAGTATTGAGCCTCTGACTCAACTGATGCTTTTAAATACTATTTTCTTTCAGG GTGACTGGGAATTCCCTTTtgacccaaacaacacaagAAATGACCGTTTCTACATAAACAAGTACAACATTCTTCAGGTACCGATGATGTTTAAAGAGGATAAATTCTACATaactgatgatgatgagatGAATGTGAGGGTGCTGCGACTTCCCTACCTGGGTGGTGCAGCAATGCTCATCGCCTTGCCGGATGAGAACGTCGATTACACTGTTATAGACGACGAGATCAGTGCTGACAGATTCCAAAAGTGGATTAACAATTTGAAAAAGAG AAAATTAGAGGTTCACATCCCTAAATTTAAGATGGAGCAGTCATATCCTTTGCACAAAATTTTACCAGATTTAGGGATTGAAAATATCTTTGAGGATTCTGCAAACCTTACAGGATTAAGCAAGGAACCAGGGCTTAAAGTGTCCCAG GTACTTCACAAGGCAGTGATTGAAGTGGATGAGATAGGAACCAGAGCCGCTGCAGCCACATCGGTGGGCATAACAGCGTATTCTCTACCCCAGATCTTCTGTGTGGATCggcccttcttcttcttcatttatcACGAAGCCACTAACAGCTTGCTATTTATGGGACGGGTGATTGATCCTACTGATAAATGA
- the LOC115825687 gene encoding peptidase M20 domain-containing protein 2-like, translating into MAVDGELQRIKDKVGEYIDAAQEKLHALSNGIWSCPELAYQEKQSHDILVSFFSDERDWTVEPKFKLETAFRAMWCTTDNLDRDHIVNVGFLCEYDALPGIGHACGHNLIAEVGVAAALALKRALESQPHIPVPVKVTVLGTPAEEDGGGKVDLIQARAFEDLDVVFMAHPAQENSAFHSCMAITDCTVKCHGKASHAAAYPWEGLNALDAAVLAYSSLSVLRQQLKPDWRLHGIIKHGGTKPNIIPAYTELEYYLRTPLRRDLPELQSKAEACFRSAAMATGCEVDITYPNHAYSNILQNLTLENLYKKNGKALGMEFKSICGSFSGSTDFGNVSFVVPGIHPFFYIGTTALNHTEEYAAAAGSEKAQPYTLQTAKALAMTALDVIFHPELLHQVKQEFTEAVQKEGLNP; encoded by the exons ATGGCGGTAGATGGAGAATTACAACGGATAAAGGATAAAGTTGGGGAATACATAGACGCAGCCCAGGAAAAATTACACGCGCTAAGCAATGGAATTTGGAGTTGTCCGGAGCTTGCGTACCAAGAAAAACAGTCCCACGATATACTTGTTAGTTTCTTCTCAgatgagagagactggacggttgAACCTAAATTCAAGCTGGAAACAGCTTTTCGTGCTATGTGGTGTACCACTGATAATTTGGACCGTGACCACATCGTGAATGTGGGGTTTTTGTGTGAATATGATGCGTTACCCGGTATTGGTCACGCGTGTGGCCATAACCTCATAGCAGAAGTCGGAGTCGCTGCCGCACTTGCTTTAAAACGTGCTTTGGAGAGTCAGCCACACATTCCTGTGCCGGTAAAG GTGACAGTGCTTGGGACGCCGGCAGAGGAGGATGGAGGGGGGAAAGTTGACCTGATACAGGCTAGGGCTTTCGAGGACCTGGACGTTGTTTTCATGGCACATCCTGCTCAGGAGAACTCAGCTTTTCATTCATGCATGGCTATCACAGA TTGCACAGTGAAGTGCCATGGAAAGGCTTCTCATGCTGCTGCTTACCCATGGGAGGGGTTGAATGCGCTGGATGCTGCTGTGCTTGCTTACAGTAGCCTTTCTGTGCTGAGGCAGCAACTGAAACCTGACTGGAGACTCCATG GGATTATTAAACATGGTGGGACTAAACCAAACATTATTCCAGCCTACACCGAGCTGGAGTATTATCTGCGTACACCGCTGCGTAGAGACCTACCTGAACTCCAATCCAAGGCAGAGGCCTGCTTTAGGTCTGCCGCCATGGCAACCGGTTGTGAG GTGGATATAACTTACCCAAACCATGCATACTCCAACATTCTTCAAAATCTGACACTGGAAAACTTGTACAAAAAGAATGGGAAAGCCTTGGGCATGGAGTTCAAGAGCATTTGTGGCAGCTTCTCTG GTTCCACTGACTTTGGGAATGTGTCTTTTGTGGTACCTGGAATTCACCCTTTCTTTTACATCGGTACCACAGCACTGAACCACACAGAAGAGTACGCTGCAGCTGCAG GGTCTGAGAAAGCTCAACCTTACACGCTGCAGACGGCCAAAGCCCTGGCTATGACTGCTTTAGATGTGATTTTCCACCCAGAGCTGCTTCATCAAGTCAAACAGGAGTTTACAGAGGCTGTTCAGAAGGAAGGACTGAACCCTTAA
- the LOC115812063 gene encoding gamma-aminobutyric acid receptor subunit rho-1 isoform X2 has product MTKSPVTKSEQLLRLDDHDFTMRPAFGGPPIPVGVDVQVESLDTISEVDMDFTMTLYLRHYWKDERLAFPSTNNQSMTFDSRLVKKIWVPDMFFVHSKRSFIHDTTTDNVMLRVYPDGNVLYSLRVTVTAMCNMDLSRFPLDTQTCSLEIESYAYTDDDLMLYWKKGNESLNTDDRISLSQFLIQKFHTTTKLAFYSSTGWYNRLYIHFTLRRHIFFFLLQTYFPATLMVMLSWVSFWIDRRAVPARVPLGITTVLTMSTIITGVNASMPRVSYIKAVDIYLWVSFVFVFLSVIEYAAVNYLSTVQERRERKLRDRLPCTCGIANPDEDLMMTAGYSDVDTNNTGHYGMPENGGRQERILAQLTLADNATTGTVKIGSRSYINIWIDTHAIDKYSRVIFPGAYTLFNIIYWSIYS; this is encoded by the exons ATGACAAAATCTCCTGTGACGAAGTCAGAGCAACTGCTGAGACTAGATGACCATGACTTTACCATGAGACCTGCATTTGgag GACCTCCTATTCCGGTAGGGGTCGATGTTCAAGTGGAGAGTCTTGACACCATCTCGGAGGTTGATATG GACTTTACCATGACTCTGTATCTGAGGCATTACTGGAAGGACGAGCGTCTGGCCTTTCCCAGCACCAACAACCAGAGTATGACTTTTGACAGCAGACTGGTGAAGAAGATCTGGGTGCCGGACATGTTCTTTGTCCACTCTAAGCGGTCCTTCATCCATGACACCACCACGGACAACGTCATGCTGCGGGTGTATCCTGACGGAAATGTTCTCTACAGTTTACG agttaCAGTAACTGCCATGTGTAACATGGACCTGAGTCGATTCCCATTGGACACACAGACGTGTTCGCTGGAGATAGAAAGCT ATGCATACACCGATGATGACCTGATGCTGTACTGGAAGAAAGGGAATGAGTCTCTCAACACTGATGACAGAATCTCTCTATCACAGTTTCTTATCCAGAAGTTTCACACCACTACAAAACTGGCCTTTTACAGTAGTACAG ggtGGTACAATCGCCTGTACATCCACTTCACTCTGAGACGGCACATCTTTTTCTTCCTGCTGCAAACCTATTTCCCAGCCACTCTAATGGTCATGCTGTCCTGGGTGTCTTTCTGGATTGATCGTAGGGCTGTCCCTGCTAGAGTCCCTCTGG GTATCACTACAGTTCTGACAATGTCCACTATCATCACTGGAGTCAACGCCTCAATGCCAAGAGTGTCCTACATTAAGGCAGTGGACATTTACCTCTGGGTCAGTTTTGTGttcgtctttctctctgtgatagagtATGCAGCCGTCAACTACCTGAGCACCGTGCaagagcggagagagaggaagctCAGGGATCGA CTGCCCTGTACATGTGGTATAGCAAACCCTGATGAAGATCTGATGATGACCGCAGGCTACAGCGATGTAGACACAAACAACACGGGGCATTATGGGATGCCTGAAAATGGCGGGAGGCAGGAGAGGATCTTGGCTCAGCTGACGCTGGCGGACAATGCAACCACAGGCACGGTGAAGATAGGTTCAAGAAGCTACATCAATATTTGGATTGATACCCATGCCATAGACAAGTACTCTAGGGTGATCTTCCCTGGTGCCTACACCCTTTTCAACATAATCTACTGGTCTATCTACTCGTAA
- the ddx24 gene encoding ATP-dependent RNA helicase DDX24: MKTKKVEPQVETFGSSKRGIIVKGKWKSVKLDPSLFADEGMGGLVCFEELTDYTLVDSDKAVTVPEKSKGKKKAKKRKASEAELEEEPEAIEETEEIASDAVDSKGDAQEKKLKKKRKKKKKPKKDKSSQSDASAETDTKGKEEEECVKVDTSETAELKEDQTLEQVTVEEEPRPNEIKDKTKKKKKKKNITQESKPESESQGAKGDTVSAGPVAKANKKVKNWTSAALSGSADQNTDVSAWKDLFVPDPVLKALSKLGFAAPTPIQALTLPSAIRDHMDILGAAETGSGKTLAFGIPIIHSILEWKKSSDGQNEETEGSQADPGTEVESIYLPRASDSKDDTFEAADPHFNTDDQKSDKAPDTVTAEKENDDQQETEECDTEETEEEKQGTLSDDDDDDDDDDDDDENHDEEESAEEAVECIIQNVDFENKAKETKQEQKQPLLGLVLTPTRELAVQVKHHIDAVAQFTGIKTAIVVGGMAPQKQARILNRRPEIIVATPGRLWEMIKERHAHLLNLRHVRCLVLDEADRMVEKGHFAELENLLEMLNTSQYNPKRQTFVFSATLTMIHSLPSRLLRKKKGRKFEPRSKLDLLMEKVGIKEKPKIIDLTRKEATVETLTETRIHCSKEEKDFYLYYFLMQYPGRTMVFANSIDCIKRLNSLLVILDCTPLPLHANMHQKQRLKNLERFAERESCVLLTTDVAARGLDIPDVQHVIHYQVPRTSETYVHRSGRTARATKEGLSLLLIGPEDIMNYKKIYKTLGKDEDLPMFPIQSVCMDAIKERVNLARQIEKIEYHNSREKQHNSWFKQAAEALEVDLDDDLLMGRGKDENDDRHQQKLLKGMKKHLKHLLSQPIFRNIMKTKYPTQMGKLQLPELPLANIETALTSVNNHKEKQKQRHKQRKRQLQQIQ, translated from the exons atgaagactAAGAAGGTAGAGCCACAGGTGGAAACCTTTGGGTCTTCTAAAAGAGGAATCATTGTCAAAGGGAAATGGAAATCAGTGAAACTGGACCCCAGCTTGTTTGCTGATGAAGGAATGGGTGGGCTTGTGTGCTTTGAAGAGTTGACTGACTATACTTTGGTTGACTCAGACAAGGCAGTAACAGTACCAGAAAAGAgcaaggggaagaaaaaagcaaagaaacgAAAGGCCAGTGAGGCAGAGTTGGAGGAAGAACCAGAGGCTAtcgaagaaacagaagaaattGCATCAGATGCAGTTGATTCAAAAGGAGACGCACAggagaaaaagttaaaaaagaagagaaagaagaagaagaaacccAAGAAAGATAAATCCTCACAGAGCGATGCATCTGCTGAGACTGACACGAAAGGTaaggaagaagaggaatgtGTCAAAGTGGATACATCAGAAACAGCTGAATTAAAAGAAGACCAAACTCTGGAACAGGTGACCGTGGAAGAAGAGCCGCGACCAAATGAAATAAAGGATAAGaccaagaagaaaaagaaaaagaaaaacataacacaagAATCAAAAccagagtcagagtcacagGGGGCCAAAGGAGATACTGTTTCTGCAGGCCCTGTTGCCAAGGCCAACAAGAAAGTCAAGAACTGGACTAGTGCTGCCCTTTCTGGATCAGCAGACCAGAACACCGATGTATCAGCCTGGAAAGACCTGTTTGTGCCTGACCCCGTCTTAAAGGCTCTGAGCAAACTCGGATTTGCGGCTCCAACTCCCATTCAAGCCCTTACACTGCCCTCTGCAATCAGAGACCACATGGACATCCTGGGGGCAGCAGAAACAG GAAGTGGAAAGACTTTGGCCTTCGGAATTCCAATAATCCACAGTATTCTAGAGTGGAAAAAATCCTCGGATGGTCAgaatgaggagacagagggcAGCCAAGCTGATCCTGGGACAGAAGTGGAAAGCATTTATTTGCCAAGAGCCAGTGACTCTAAGGATGACACTTTTGAGGCAGCTGACCCTCACTTCAACACTGATGACCAGAAATCAGATAAGGCTCCCGACACTGTCAcagctgagaaagaaaatgatgacCAACAAGAGACTGAGGAGTGTGACACGGAAGAGactgaagaagaaaagcaaGGTACTCTAagcgatgatgatgacgacgacgatgatgatgatgatgatgatgaaaaccATGATGAGGAGGAAAGTGCTGAGGAAGCGGTTGAATGCATCATTCAGAATGTGGACTTTGAAAACAAGGCAAAAGAAACGAAACAGGAGCAGAAACAGCCCCTGCTGGGACTGGTCCTCACGCCGACCAGAGAGTTGGCTGTTCAGGTGAAACATCATATCGATGCTGTGGCCCAGTTCACAg GCATAAAAACAGCCATTGTGGTGGGAGGAATGGCCCCACAGAAACAAGCCAGAATCCTGAACCGCAGACCAGAGATCATTGTAGCAACACCAGGACGCCTGTGGGAGATGATTAAAGAGAGACACGCCCATCTTCTCAACCTCAGACATGTCAG GTGTCTGGTGCTGGATGAAGCTGACCGCATGGTGGAGAAAGGCCACTTTGCCGAGCTAGAGAACCTTCTGGAAATGCTCAACACATCTCAGTACAATCCAAAGAGACAGacctttgttttctctgccaccctgaccATGATCCACAGTTTGCCTTCTCGCCTCCTACGGAAGAAAAAAGGTCGGAAATTCGAGCCACGAAGCAAGTTGGATCTCCTCATGGAAAAAGTTGGCATCAAAGAAAAGCCCAAAATTATCGACCTGACCCGTAAGGAAGCCACAGTGGAGACCCTCACCGAGACCAGGATCCACTGTTCCAAAGAGGAGAAGGATTTTTATCTCTATTATTTCCTCATGCAGTATCCAGGGCGCACAATGGTATTTGCCAACAGCATTGACTGCATTAAGAGGCTTAACTCACTGCTGGTGATTTTGGACTGCACTCCACTGCCACTCCATGCCAACATGCATCAGAAACAGAGGCTGAAAAATCTGGAGAGATTTGCCGAAAGGGAAAG TTGTGTCCTCCTCACCACGGATGTAGCAGCTCGAGGACTCGATATCCCGGACGTTCAACACGTCATCCACTACCAG GTCCCTCGAACATCTGAGACGTACGTTCATCGCAGTGGGCGGACCGCACGCGCCACTAAAGAGGGACTCAGTTTGCTCTTGATCGGACCAGAAGACattatgaattataaaaaaaTCTACAAGACTCTGGGGAAGGATGAAGACCTTCCCATGTTCCCCATTCAGAGCGTATGCATGGATGCCATTAAG gAACGTGTCAATTTGGCCAGACAAATTGAAAAGATAGAATACCACAATAGCAGAGAGAAGCAGCACAACTCGTGGTTCAAACAAGCAGCAGAGGCCTTGGAGGTGGACTTGGATGATGACTTGCTCATGg GTCGTGGTAAGGATGAGAACGATGACAGGCACCAGCAGAAACTGCTGAAAGGGATGAAAAAACACCTGAAACATCTTCTCTCTCAGCCCATTTTTAGAAACATCATGAAGACTAAGTACCCCACTCAAATGGGCAAACTTCAGCTACCTGAGCTGCCGCTAGCTAACATTGAGACAGCTCTAACCAGCGTGAAcaatcacaaagaaaaacagaaacagagacacaaacaaaggaaaagacaaCTGCAGCAAATACAGTAA
- the atxn3 gene encoding ataxin-3 — translation MESIFHEKQEGSLCAQHCLNNLLQGEYFTPVELSSIAQQLDEEERMRMAEGGVLSEEYRTFLQQPSGNMDDSGFFSIQVISNALGVWGLELILFNSREYQRLMMDPINEQAFICNYKEHWFTVRKLGQQWFNLNSLLTGPELISDTYLALFLAQLQQEGYSIFVIRGNLPECEADQILRIMRVEQQQRPKLIGEDEAQTSSRQGVSGQRVVETGHGLEEGVVDEDEEELRKALALSRQDMEVEDEEADLRRAIQLSMQGASPSSSFTSSVDTGVTMTTGASQAPERSVGGGAGGAQSENLTAEELRRRRQAYFDKQTPQQAQAQQQDSQSTGGEQNSGTKHAH, via the exons ATGGAGTCAATCTTTCACGAAAAA CAAGAGGGCTCTCTATGTGCCCAACATTGCCTGAATAACCTCCTTCAGGGTGAATACTTTACTCCGGTTGAGTTATCATCCATCGCACAACAGttggatgaggaggagaggatgagaatGGCAGAAGGTGGTGTACTCAGTGAGGAGTACAGAACATTCCTACAG CAACCGTCCGGCAACATGGATGATAGTGGCTTCTTTTCCATTCAG GTTATCAGTAATGCATTAGGTGTGTGGGGTCTGGAACTGATACTCTTCAACAGTAGAGAATACCAGCGATTAATGATGGACCCCAT AAATGAGCAGGCATTTATATGTAACTACAAGGAACACTGGTTTACAGTACGAAAACTAGGACAACAG TGGTTTAATTTAAACTCTTTGTTAACGGGACCAGAGCTAATATCGGACACATACCTGGCATTGTTCTTAGCACAATTACAGCAAGAAG GATATTCCATATTTGTGATTCGAGGGAACCTTCCTGAATGTGAAGCTGACCAGATTTTGCGAATCATGAGGGTAGAGCAACAGCAGCGGCCCAAGCTAATTGGAGAAGACGAGGCCCAAACAAGCAGCAGGCAGGG AGTGTCTGGGCAGCGTGTGGTGGAGACAGGGCACGGACTGGAGGAGGGTGTGgtggatgaagatgaggaggagctGAGGAAGGCTTTGGCACTTAGCAGGCAGGACATGGAGGTAGAAGATGAAGAGGCTGATCTGAGAAGAGCCATTCAGCTAAGCATGCAGG GTGCCTCTCCGAGCAGCAGCTTCACTAGTTCTGTCGATACTGGTGTAACCATGACAACCGGGGCATCCCAAGCACCGGAACGCTCTGTGGGGGGTGGAGCAGGAGGCGCTCAGAGTGAGAACCTCACAGCTGAAGAGTTACGCAGGAGAAGACAGGCCTATTTTGATAA GCAGACTCCACAGCAGGCTCAGGCCCAGCAACAGGACAGTCAGTCCACTG GTGGAGAGCAGAACTCTGGGACAAAACATGCCCATTGA
- the LOC115812063 gene encoding gamma-aminobutyric acid receptor subunit rho-1 isoform X1, with translation MQMEAIIVLICVCLMGVAGRSAHQRGHKLETYKHSRSRRETSRMEGGHKSGSPILKRSPDMTKSPVTKSEQLLRLDDHDFTMRPAFGGPPIPVGVDVQVESLDTISEVDMDFTMTLYLRHYWKDERLAFPSTNNQSMTFDSRLVKKIWVPDMFFVHSKRSFIHDTTTDNVMLRVYPDGNVLYSLRVTVTAMCNMDLSRFPLDTQTCSLEIESYAYTDDDLMLYWKKGNESLNTDDRISLSQFLIQKFHTTTKLAFYSSTGWYNRLYIHFTLRRHIFFFLLQTYFPATLMVMLSWVSFWIDRRAVPARVPLGITTVLTMSTIITGVNASMPRVSYIKAVDIYLWVSFVFVFLSVIEYAAVNYLSTVQERRERKLRDRLPCTCGIANPDEDLMMTAGYSDVDTNNTGHYGMPENGGRQERILAQLTLADNATTGTVKIGSRSYINIWIDTHAIDKYSRVIFPGAYTLFNIIYWSIYS, from the exons ATGCAGATGGAGGCAATTATTGTGTtgatctgtgtctgtctgatgggTGTAGCCGGGAGATCAGCCCATCAGAGGGGTCACAAGCTGGAGACGTACAAACACAGCAG ATCAAGAAGAGAGACATCAAGAATGGAAGGCGGACACAAATCTGGCAG TCCAATCTTAAAAAGAAGCCCAGACATGACAAAATCTCCTGTGACGAAGTCAGAGCAACTGCTGAGACTAGATGACCATGACTTTACCATGAGACCTGCATTTGgag GACCTCCTATTCCGGTAGGGGTCGATGTTCAAGTGGAGAGTCTTGACACCATCTCGGAGGTTGATATG GACTTTACCATGACTCTGTATCTGAGGCATTACTGGAAGGACGAGCGTCTGGCCTTTCCCAGCACCAACAACCAGAGTATGACTTTTGACAGCAGACTGGTGAAGAAGATCTGGGTGCCGGACATGTTCTTTGTCCACTCTAAGCGGTCCTTCATCCATGACACCACCACGGACAACGTCATGCTGCGGGTGTATCCTGACGGAAATGTTCTCTACAGTTTACG agttaCAGTAACTGCCATGTGTAACATGGACCTGAGTCGATTCCCATTGGACACACAGACGTGTTCGCTGGAGATAGAAAGCT ATGCATACACCGATGATGACCTGATGCTGTACTGGAAGAAAGGGAATGAGTCTCTCAACACTGATGACAGAATCTCTCTATCACAGTTTCTTATCCAGAAGTTTCACACCACTACAAAACTGGCCTTTTACAGTAGTACAG ggtGGTACAATCGCCTGTACATCCACTTCACTCTGAGACGGCACATCTTTTTCTTCCTGCTGCAAACCTATTTCCCAGCCACTCTAATGGTCATGCTGTCCTGGGTGTCTTTCTGGATTGATCGTAGGGCTGTCCCTGCTAGAGTCCCTCTGG GTATCACTACAGTTCTGACAATGTCCACTATCATCACTGGAGTCAACGCCTCAATGCCAAGAGTGTCCTACATTAAGGCAGTGGACATTTACCTCTGGGTCAGTTTTGTGttcgtctttctctctgtgatagagtATGCAGCCGTCAACTACCTGAGCACCGTGCaagagcggagagagaggaagctCAGGGATCGA CTGCCCTGTACATGTGGTATAGCAAACCCTGATGAAGATCTGATGATGACCGCAGGCTACAGCGATGTAGACACAAACAACACGGGGCATTATGGGATGCCTGAAAATGGCGGGAGGCAGGAGAGGATCTTGGCTCAGCTGACGCTGGCGGACAATGCAACCACAGGCACGGTGAAGATAGGTTCAAGAAGCTACATCAATATTTGGATTGATACCCATGCCATAGACAAGTACTCTAGGGTGATCTTCCCTGGTGCCTACACCCTTTTCAACATAATCTACTGGTCTATCTACTCGTAA
- the fam98b gene encoding protein FAM98B: MESDILDVLDQLGYNEIVFDEKSLALASEDGFSSPEYIKLFTWLISQLRPFCDLDEQVSSATENTKEFMSEVGDMLKEMCCPDQGLISTLNQGEFGSKKDRLKLILFLGSELQAAQIMKSRPAKSRKHEEEKNTALSDLQTICKTIKISEEDSQEAKSLFSAIENQLKNLLQKVPDNHIGTPLLKKSLSSEQWSQLEKINSVLLAEYECRRRMLVKRLDVTVQSFGWSDRAKQRIDTMAKAYQPKRHSLTVKSSVSPAHLLAAREDLCNVVKTSSGSSRERTACAVNKILMGRVPDRGGRPSEIDAPPPEMPPWQKRQEGGGGRGGRGGYGGGGSSRGGGYGGGGGYGRGGGYGGGGGGYGGGGGYGGGGGGGYRGGGGGGGRSHWGKGGQY, translated from the exons ATGGAGAGTGACATATTAGATGTGTTAGATCAGCTCGG ATATAACGAGATTGTGTTCGATGAAAAATCGCTCGCACTGGCATCGGAGGATGGTTTTTCATCGCCGGAGTATATCAAGCTATTTACATGGTTAATATCCCAACTGCGACCATTCTGTGATCTTGATGAGCAGGTTTCGTCGGCCACAG aaaatACAAAAGAGTTCATGTCAGAAGTCGGTGATATGTTGAAAGAGATGTGTTGTCCTGATCAAGGACTTATTTCGACATTAAATCAGGGAGAGTTTGGGAGTAAGAAGGATCGTTTGAAGCTCATAT TGTTCCTAGGATCTGAGTTACAAGCTGCCCAGATTATGAAGAGCAGACCTGCAAAGAGCAGAAAGCATGAAGAGGAGAAGAATACAGCACTCTCTGACCTCCAAACCATTTGTAAAACAATAAAGATCTCAGAGGAAGACAGTCAGGAGGCAAAAAGCCTATTCTCTGCCATAGAAAACCAG TTAAAGAATTTGCTGCAGAAGGTTCCAGACAACCATATTGGGACACCTTTGCTGAAGAAGTCCCTCAGCAGTGAGCAGTGG TCACAGCTGGAGAAAATAAACTCCGTTCTCTTGGCGGAGTATGAGTGCCGACGGCGGATGCTGGTCAAACGGCTGGACGTCACAGTGCAGTCCTTCGGCTGGTCTGACAGAGCAAAG caaAGAATTGACACCATGGCCAAAGCCTATCAGCCGAAGAGACATTCTTTGACTGTCAAGTCCTCAGTGAGTCCTGCCCATTTGCTTGCAGCTCGAGAAGATCTCTGCAACGTGGTGAAGACCAGCAGTGGCTCTAGCCGAGAGAGGACAGCCTGTGCGGTCAACAAA ATCCTGATGGGTAGAGTGCCTGATCGAGGTGGACGGCCTTCTGAAATAGATGCCCCTCCTCCAGAGATGCCTCCCTGGCAAAAGAGGcaagaaggagggggagggagaggtggaAGAGGGGGGTATGGAGGAGGGGGAAGCTCTCGTGGAGGAGGCtatggaggaggtggtggatacggaagaggaggtggatatggaggaggaggaggtggatacggaggaggaggtggatacggaggaggag gaggtggtggatacagaggtgggggaggtggaggtggtagGAGTCATTGGGGAAAAGGTGGGCAGTATTAG